Proteins from one Aspergillus nidulans FGSC A4 chromosome VIII genomic window:
- a CDS encoding uncharacterized protein (transcript_id=CADANIAT00002132) translates to MVHPYLTQPDRGTYEMLWNRYQPTIMDNQQKFNSLPLSSVRSHFEEWAEQQDINRVLSSQRRACLVIDDEVIDALADARPWIAGGMDDVLDFHQNSLRWWVKVVEAWPDLEETYDDYDGSMKASIFALWRLWKDIKDPEPTMASLPRNEENGA, encoded by the exons ATGGTGCATCCGTATCTCACACAACCAGACCGCGGTACATATGAAATGCTATGGAACCGCTATCAGCCTACCATCATGGACAACCAACAGAAATTCAACAGCCTCCCTCTCTCATCTGTCCGCTCGCATTTTGAAGAATGGGCCGAGCAGCAGGATATTAATCGTGTCCTCAGCTCTCAGAGACGCGCTTGCTTGGTGATTGATGACGAGGTGATAGACGCGCTGGCTGATGCGAGGCCTTGGATAGCAGGTGGCATGGATGACGTTCTGGACTTTCACCAAAACAGCCTAAGGTGGTGGGTGAAGGTTGTGGAAGCATGGCCTGATCTAGAGGAAACCTATGATGATTATGATGGATCTATGAAGGCGTCGATATTTGCGCTGTGGAGGCTGTGGAAGGATATTAAGGACCCTGAGCCCACGATGGCTAGCCTTCCTAGAAACGAAGAGAATGGGG CTTGA
- a CDS encoding uncharacterized protein (transcript_id=CADANIAT00002135): MFGKSAGSISVFNQLALYGGNSTYKGKPLFRAAVMDSGHLPLQMQSNPTISPLCMSWTQMRALQPRQPRQPRQPRPSPSRLNTSRKP, encoded by the exons ATGTTTGGCAAGTCTGCTGGGTCTATCTCCGTGTTTAATCAGTTGGCTCTGTATGGTGGCAACAGCACATACAAGGGCAAGCCGTTATTCCGCGCGGCGGTCATGGACTCGGGCCATctgccgctgcagatgcaaTCAAATCCTACTATTTCTCCTTTGTGTATGAGCTGGACCCAAATGAGGGCA TTGCAGCCTCGTCAGCCTCGTCAGCCTCGCCAGCCTCGCCCGTCTCCTTCACGGTTAAATACCTCCCGGAAGCCTTGA
- a CDS encoding uncharacterized protein (transcript_id=CADANIAT00002136) — protein MTAARNNGLPFDFCWVIAKCFNITGHPLQTQSLIQKPQLILCLRTATTSTLCLLPSVVARPLQSSSIVINRPNFKGK, from the exons ATGACCGCCGCGCGGAATAACGGCTTGCCCTT TGACTTTTGTTGGGTCATCGCCAAATGCTTCAATATTACCGGCCACCCACTCCAGACTCAGTCGCTGATCCAGAAGCCCCAG CTCATACTTTGCCTCCGCACTGCCACTACGTCGACCCTATGTCTACTGCCAAGTGTTGTTGCTCGTCCACTTCAAAGCTCTAGTATCGTAATTAACAGGCCCAACTTCAAAGG AAAATGA
- a CDS encoding uncharacterized protein (transcript_id=CADANIAT00002134), with product MTSMVRGPGSPRWTRFYKGPIAPHSIVAVDGELHRFLRRLLAREFSDVKLREQEPVNQRSINLLIEKLHDEVAAGKTPEMTAMFNLICDIRPDRGACIRRDLWMENWRYHPWVKMIFYVMKLRALTHAVGYCSWVFPILCCSSSGFARLIRRTQEVHHL from the exons ATGACATCTATGGTGCGCGGCCCGGGAAGCCCGAGATGGACAAGGTTCTACAAGGGTCCTATTGCTCCTCACTCTATCGTGGCGGTGGATGGCGAGCTTCATCGCTTCTTGCGCCGTCTGCTTGCCAGGGAGTTCTCGGATGTTAAATTGAGAGAGCAGGAGCCAGTGAACCAACGCAGCATCAATCTACTGATCGAGAAGCTGCATGATGAAGtcgcagctggaaagacaCCTGAAATGACGGCAATGTTCAATCTAA TATGCGACATTCGACCTGATCGGGGAGCTTGCATTCGGCGAGACCTATGGATGGAGAACTGGCGTTACCACCCCTGGGTGAAAATGATTTTCTATGTGATGAAACTGCGTGCCTTGACGCATGCTGTTGGGTACTGTTCATGGGTCTTCCCTATCCTATGTTGTTCGTCCTCAGGTTTTGCGCGATTAATTCGTCGTACACAGGAAGTACACCACCTATGA
- a CDS encoding uncharacterized protein (transcript_id=CADANIAT00002133) yields the protein MASEHGSPGRAVTDRQNAQLHKTPSGHEQEGSSAEKASETLTEEVGWDGPMDPARPANWRRKKKWWNMGIISYLTFLTPLTSSIDAPAQGLVMGDFQSANRTLASFVVSIHLIGPLFLAPFSEMFGRLRIYQVGTLTFTICNIAGALAPNIGALLVFRLFAGISGSSPVTLGAGSVADMFARQERGVAMSIYGLGPLLDPVSGIAVILVFSVLSESYEPVLLRRKANRIRHETRSQVNAAQALKPDSRKVSTQAITRPTKLLLFTSNVALFSLYRHDCNNCLSIIGVVSGYPYLLFTTVTELYEATYYFWQSATGFVSIGIGVGALIGISCFGALSDKIQNRLIARNNGQAEPEFRLPPLIPGSLLIPIGLF from the exons ATGGCCTCA GAACATGGATCACCAGGAAGAGCTGTCACGGATCGACAAAACGCCCAGCTGCACAAAACGCCCAGCGGGCACGAACAAGAAGGGAGTTCGGCGGAAAAGGCATCAGAAACATTGACTGAGGAGGTAGGCTGGGATGGACCTATGGATCCTGCGCGACCAGCGAactggcggaggaagaaaaaatgGTGGAATATGGGCATTATCTCGTATCTTACCTTCCTTACTCCCTTGACCTCGTCCATTGACGCACCGGCACAAGGGCTCGTGATGGGAGACTTCCAGTCAGCCAACAGGACTCTAGCCTCCTTCGTTGTCTCCATCCACCTCATCGGACCGCTGTTTCTCGCGCCATTCTCCGAAATGTTCGGTCGACTGCGCATCTATCAGGTGGGCACGTTGACATTTACGATCTGTAATATCGCCGGTGCTCTCGCCCCTAACATCGGCGCGCTGCTGGTCTTTCGCCTGTTTGCCGGGATTTCTGGGAGCAGTCCGGTCACACTGGGGGCAGGCTCTGTTGCGGATATGTTTGCTCGACAGGAGCGTGGAGTCGCCATGTCCATCTATGGGCTGGGCCCCCTACTTGACCCTGTC TCCGGGATCGCGGTCATTCTTGTTTTCTCTGTCCTATCTGAATCCTATGAACCAGTTCTATTGCGACGAAAAGCGAATCGCATCAGACACGAGACTAGATCCCAGGTGAACGCTGCACAAGCCCTAAAGCCAGACTCAAGGAAGGTTTCCACCCAAGCAATAACCAGACCGACGaagcttctcctcttcacctcaAATGTCGCCTTGTTCTCGCTATACAG ACACGATTGTAACAATTGTTTGTCAATAATAGGAGTGGTTTCTGGATACCCCTACTTACTCTTCACCACCGTCACCGAATTATACGAAGCCACCTATTATTTCTGGCAAAGTGCCACCGGATTCGTTTCCATCGGCATTGGCGTCGGAGCCCTCATTGGTATATCTTGCTTTGGTGCTCTCTCCGACAAAATCCAGAACCGGCTTATTGCAAGAAATAACGGCCAGGCAGAGCCCGAATTTCGACTTCCGCCACTCATTCCAGGAAGCCTCCTGATCCCGATAGGTCTCTTTTAG
- a CDS encoding glycoside hydrolase family 55 protein (transcript_id=CADANIAT00002130), with protein MRLLGIRELGLRALPIWLLILQLLLVNVAQADHSHPHHRHYHDHRSDHVKRSRNDTTDSNEPATIVKNALAVLAHVNRERVENPNFNQYSIQDPGQSKRPASAAAPLEYTAQAAENARRRKRDAPSARTRGNTAYSIPAELARAAKIVAESTDNTPSGNQSEVAAMIREKYNRGKRATNTPAQTLVHSNGLYDFLSYAETVNAASSFGDNNDPGLQKRSPSKYWMPHMEKNGNSPFAPAGYKVWRNVRDYGAKGDGVTDDTEAINRAISDGGRCGVDCGSSTRYPAVVWFPGGKYLVSSPIIQYYNTQFIGDPLNVPTILAASSFVGLGVITSDPYVSDNGQWYLNQNNFLRSIKNFKIDIRPTDPSAYVCAIHWQVAQGTSLENIEFYMLYNSDVPGNTQQGIYMENGSGGFLADLTFVGGNFGAYFGNQQFTTSQLVFVNCNTALQVHWDWAWTMQDYVIESCTNGLTIVGGGVGSLVLTDAIIANTPNGIVTSLYAENSTSLLLQNVGFFNVETAVVDSVKNQILLAGGNEVLKDSWGFGKISDATGSGSFVNGQDIAVMNRTEEIVGTQAYVKPNLYTRRRPQYEDLSIDNIVNVKKYGVKGDGSTDDTVTLNWVLSFAANLSSVVYFPHGVYKITDTLKVPVGSRIMGQAWPQIMATGSKFEDSNNPRAAVKVGDPGDVGIIEIQDMLFTVSGPTAGAVLVEWNVEQSSKGSAAMWDSHIRVGGALGSKLQRQQCPKKTGSVNPECIAASLLLHLTPTSNAYLENIWVWVADHDLDAPEQDQIDVYSARGILIESKLAWLYGTASEHSVLYQYQLSGAKNILMAMIQTESPYYQPSPRAPKPFIPGLFPNDPLFNDCKSNPLKCAVSWAVRIVDSSSIWVLGSGLYSFYSDYSQNCLETNDCQQRDFEIEQSFNIWVYNLCTRAIVEMVSPFRGVPTYARDNVNGLLSSILAWLGGAEQTAGEREFLGFSIYTMASLEEIDVPSACKTALTERIKCDPYLTSMMQLKYRGSLDNDTLTDSICKPSCGTSLQQWFNSVEQNCAGYNLTAGSPPVMFGARMWAGYNETCSKDMSTGEYCNSVIDDFTIVDSTAQMPKDELCSYCYVERLQMMQRSPYSAYDKYYKSELELINEKCGLSGPTEILEIPIESPETEDAICLSDTTYTTVDGDTCTSIAAANSISSAALYMGNQELIRWCSSIKAGIELCLPLQCAKTYKLQPSDTCTSIEYAFGLRNGDVRKYNPWVSYDCDNLHIATQIYGTILCLSPQGGDHNPGKTGRSSNAPSTSDGHVKLAIPPPANATLAEGTTKKCGRWHEAVAGESCVAICVQNMITHDLFVDVNPSLDATDCTASLQAGKTYCAGPTYGWNSLESDDDYY; from the exons atgagGCTGCTTGGGATCCGCGAATTAGGGCTTCGAGCCCTGCCGATCTGGCTGTTGATCCTTCAACTCTTGTTGGTAAACGTGGCACAGGCCGACCACAGCCATCCGCACCATCGCCATTATCACGATCATCGCAGCGATCATGTCAAGCGGTCCCGCAATGATACGACAGACTCTAATGAACCCGCCACGATCGTCAAGAACGCTCTGGCAGTACTTGCGCACGTCAACAGAGAGCGGGTGGAAAATCCCAATTTCAACCAGTACAGTATACAGGACCCAGGACAGTCAAAA AGACCAGCCTCGGCTGCCGCTCCTTTAGAATATACTGCTcaagcagcagagaatgcGCGCCGCCGAAAACGGGACGCTCCTTCAGCCAGGACCCGTGGGAACACTGCATACTCTATCCCAGCTGAATTAGCCAGGGCAGCAAAGATCGTTGCCGAATCGACCGACAACACCCCGAGCGGGAACCAGAGTGAGGTAGCCGCGATGATCCGGGAGAAGTACAACAGAGGGAAGCGAGCAACAAATACTCCGGCACAAACCCTTGTCCATTCAAATGGTCTCTACGACTTTCTATCCTATGCTGAGACTGTTAATGCGGCCTCTTCATTTGGGGATAACAATGATCCTGGTCTCCAGAAGCGATCTCCTTCCAAGTACTGGATGCCACACATGGAGAAGAACGGAAATAGCCCATTTGCCCCTGCTGGGTACAAA GTCTGGAGAAACGTGCGCGACTACGGAGCAAAGGGTGACGGAGTCACAGACGACACTGAGGCCATCAACCGAGCCATCTCTGATGGAGGACGGTGTGGCGTAGATTGCGGCTCGAGTACGAGATATCCTGCCGTCGTCTGGTTTCCCGGCGGCAAATACCTCGTCAGCTCACCGATTATCCAGTACTATAATACGCAGTTTATCGGAGAC CCATTGAATGTTCCCACTATCCTAGCAGCCTCAAGCTTTGTTGGACTGGGTGTTATTACCTCTGACCCCTACGTGAGCGACAACGGACAATGGTATTTGAACCAGAACAACTTCCTGCGCAgcatcaagaacttcaaGATTGATATTCGGCCTACGGATCCATCTGCCTATGTGTGCGCAATCCACTGGCAAGTAGCGCAGGGAACGTCCTTGGAGAACATTGAGTTCTACATGTTGTATAACTCGGATGTTCCTGGCAACACCCAGCAAGGTATCTATATGGAGAACGGATCTGGAGGCTTTCTGGCGGATCTGACTTTTGTTGGCGGGAACTTCGG TGCCTACTTTGGTAACCAGCAATTTACCACAAGCCAGCTTGTTTTCGTCAACTGCAATACTGCGCTACAGGTTCATTGGGATTGGGCATGGACAATGCAAGACTATGTCATCGAATCATGCACAAATGGTCTTACAATAGTTGGCGGG GGAGTTGGCTCTCTTGTTCTGACTGATGCAATTATTGCCAATACGCCCAATGGTATTGTCACATCTCTCTATGCAGAGAATTCCACTTCCCTACTGCTTCAGAACGTCGGTTTTTTCAACGTCGAAACAGCCGTCGTCGACAGTGTGAAAAACCAAATCTTGCTCGCGGGAGGCAACGAGGTCCTAAAGGACTCGTGGGGCTTTGGCAAGATTAGTGACGCCACTGGCTCTGGATCCTTTGTGAATGGGCAAGACATCGCCGTCATGAATAGGACTGAAGAGATAGTCGGAACACAAGCCTATGTCAAGCCCAACCTATACACGCGTCGTCGACCCCAATACGAGGATCTCTCAATTGATAACATCGTCAATGTCAAGAAATATGGTGTTAAAGGTGATGGCAGCACTGATGACACTGTCACCCTGAACTGGGTCCTTTCGTTTGCTGCCAATTTATCTTCGGTGGTCTACTTCCCTCATGGTGTGTATAAGATCACGGACACGCTGAAAGTACCGGTTGGCTCTCGCATTATGGGCCAGGCTTGGCCTCAGATCATGGCAACAGGCTCTAAATTCGAAGATAGCAACAATCCCCGTGCTGCCGTGAAGGTTGGAGATCCTGGAGATGTTGGTATTATTGAAATACAGGATATGTTGTTTACAGTCTCCGGTCCCACCGCAGGGGCTGTCCTTGTTGAGTGGAACGTCGAGCAGTCTAGCAAGGGTTCAGCAGCTATGTGGGACTCGCATATTCGTGTCGGGGGTGCCCTTGGGTCCAAACTTCAGAGGCAGCAGTGTCCGAAGAAAACGGGCAGTGTAAACCCAGAGTGCATTGCCGCTTCCCTCTTACTGCACCTCACACCAACTTCAAATGCATACCTTGAAAATATCTGGGTATGGGTGGCCGACCATGACTTGGATGCCCCTGAGCAGGACCAGATTGACGTGTACTCAGCCCGTGGTATCCTGATTGAGAGCAAATTGGCCTGGCTCTATGGGACTGCTTCAGAGCACAGTGTTCTGTACCAGTATCAGCTGTCGGGGGCAAAGAACATCCTTATGGCCATGATCCAGACAGAATCTCCATATTATCAGCCATCGCCGCGAGCGCCAAAACCCTTTATACCAGGACTATTCCCCAATGATCCCTTGTTCAATGATTGCAAATCAAATCCGCTCAAGTGCGCTGTATCCTGGGCAGTTCGTATCGTTGATTCATCTTCTATATGGGTGCTTGGAAGTGGCCTCTACAGCTTCTACTCGGACTACTCGCAAAATTGTCTTGAAACAAATGATTGCCAACAGAGGGACTTTGAGATCGAGCAAAGCTTCAATATCTGGGTCTATAATCTCTGCACAAGGGCAATTGTCGAGATGGTATCTCCCTTCCGGGGTGTCCCTACTTACGCCCGTGATAACGTTAATGGATTGCTTTCGTCCATTCTAGCCTGGCTAGGTGGAGCTGAGCAGACCGCGGGTGAACGGGAGTTCCTAGGATTCAGTATTTACACCATGGCGAGTTTAGAAGAGATTGATGTTCCTTCAGCCTGCAAGACAGCCCTAACAGAACGAATCAAGTGCGATCCTTACCTAACCTCAATGATGCAGCTCAAATACCGCGGGTCGTTGGACAATGACACGTTGACTGATTCCAtctgcaagcctagctgcGGAACGAGCTTGCAGCAGTGGTTCAACTCTGTGGAACAAAACTGTGCTGGATATAACCTGACTGCGGGCTCTCCACCAGTGATGTTTGGAGCACGGATGTGGGCTGGTTACAATGAAACTTGTAGCAAGGATATGAGCACTGGAGAATATTGCAATT CTGTCATCGACGACTTCACTATTGTGGACTCCACCGCGCAGATGCCGAAAGACGAATTATGCTCCTACTGCTATGTTGAGCGACTCCAGATGATGCAGCGAAGCCCCTACTCTGCTTATGACAAATACTATAAGTCAGAGCTCGAATTAATCAATGAGAAATGCGGCCTTTCAGGACCCACAGAGATTCTTGAAATCCCCATAGAGAGCCCTGAGACAGAAGACGCCATATGTCTGTCTGATACGACATATACAACAGTCGACGGAGATACTTGCACCTCTATAGCCGCGGCAAACAGTATATCCTCGGCCGCCCTCTATATGGGCAACCAAGAGCTCATTCGCTGGTGTTCATCCATCAAAGCAGGCATCGAGCTATGCTTACCACTCCAGTGCGCGAAAACCTACAAGCTCCAACCATCTGATACCTGCACCAGCATCGAGTACGCCTTTGGCCTTAGGAACGGCGATGTCCGCAAGTACAACCCCTGGGTCTCCTACGACTGTGACAACCTCCACATTGCCACCCAGATCTACGGTACTATCCTTTGTCTCTCCCCGCAGGGGGGTGACCACAACCCCGGTAAAACGGGCAGGTCCTCCAACGCGCCCTCGACGTCTGATGGCCATGTCAAGCTTGCTATCCCGCCCCCTGCAAATGCGACGCTGGCAGAGGGGACCACCAAAAAGTGCGGGAGATGGCATGAGGCTGTTGCAGGGGAGAGCTGTGTAGCCATCTGCGTGCAGAATATGATTACCCACGACCTGTTTGTAGACGTCAACCCGTCACTGGATGCGACGGATTGTACGGCCAGCTTGCAAGCTGGGAAGACGTATTGCGCGGGGCCGACGTACGGGTGGAATTCGCTTGAGTCTGACGATGATTATTACTGA
- a CDS encoding uncharacterized protein (transcript_id=CADANIAT00002131): protein MRRLRLPALSFCVLVILCLFSLAAHAQDCSALSPCATGCCNKFGYCGVGDDYCGTDCVANCDYRSECDASRPCATGCCSKYGNCGLGPDFCAEDVCVAGCDSRAECDPGDYGDYADSPKCPLNVCCSKFGFCGTTKEFCGTKKVTRPSCSKSNGLERVVGYYEGWSMNRPCNAFYPEQIPIGVYTHLNYAFASIDPETFEVLVPSVYEKDLMQRLTLLKKSDPDLKVFVAVGGWSFNDPGPTATVFSDIAGSEANQKKFFRSLVSFLSTYDFDGIDLDWEYPVADDRSGREEDYKNFPSFIANLKKALKASGGRDGLSITLPASYWYLQHFDIVKLQKSVDFFNIMSYDLHGAWDSNSKWLEPQLNAHTNLTEITNALDLLWRNDISPDKVVLGVAFYARVFSASNPGCMEPGCTFVSGGNAGNCSNEVGILLNSEITEVMADRKVKSTLNKEAAVKIVKFDTNQWLTYDDAETFKMKAQFAAGQCLGGVMVWAVSHDLPYGNFSRALGEAANRKVKAVALAAHSNDMETRKVHRQCKWTNCWQNCPTGWSIVARSDGGERDNEGMVDNTACSSETDHFFCCPPDSPLPTCGWYGHHNGKCDGRDKCPSNMVEVGSNIQHCKNHNYQAACCTYDTPSMKLYSQCSWAQSPGCDKGTCSNTLVANSSSGSGGDFCSYRHAWKDAVGNYATYQERKYCCDQEEDIKWEDCEWHDNYGLIYVPVGGLVDGYCTSNCPNDQVRIALETRNGCEGGGGRVKCCTPKYVTTTKRSYTDAEANLEKSVKEFMENPSCGIDDYTFENRDLMGDDWIPETITSDTFDSSPSSLLRRASSKDMESMDELLFRLAFAVGQASQADFDIWKDHVVSVYANLAVAKIQAWLAVARDWAREGTWKAIELITCNMDYFNALLGDEETIDCPIDSQNWPDDGEDNDEMYGLKARDLVKRGNARTYSRMIANAERVIRSWAYRPRGRWFADRPNDPIFRAAYGYRDPDNCFSSAIGTSLMTTQNIVSNAIEHIPELQLIPDFLEDSNARVLPSRRTPGPEYTGLSDAFIVNGLNESILTNPPPMRGGGQSNQPIARMMNALGSTNNDDGFVLLDTRLNYVKTRIWISENAVDNTIMRKYVDKGDYKRALNAMREVVAVIAYMNHPTVNSILARELNEVRMELGRANDAWVARGNPDEHAQRVWSYYVRDHFYSVGLFARNYITTWHGEMVRFWGPRTGIAGQVLEASSNLARTNFTINMDDVD, encoded by the exons ATGCGCCGGCTCAGGCTTCCAGCACTCTCGTTCTGTGTGCTTGTTATTCTCTGTTTGTTCTCTCTGGCAGCCCACGCTCAGGACTGCAGTGCACTCAGCCCATGTGCCACCGGTTGTTGCAACAAATTTGGCTATTGCGGAGTGGGCGACGACTATTGTGGTACTGATTGTGTCGCCAATTGCGATTACCGCTCTGAGTGCGATGCTTCCAGACCTTGTGCAACAGGTTGTTGCAGCAAATATGGAAACTGTGGCCTAGGGCCCGACT TCTGTGCGGAAGATGTATGCGTTGCCGGCTGCGATAGCAGAGCTGAGTGTGATCCGGGTGACTACGGAGACTATGCGGATAGCCCTAAGTGCCCTCTAAACGTCTGTTGCTCCAAATTCGGGTTTTGCGGGACAACAAAAGAATTCTGCGGCACCAAGAAAGTCACTCGTCCTTCGTGCTCCAAGTCAAATGGCCTTGAACGTGTAGTGGGCTATTATGAGGGTTGGAGCATGAACAGACCTTGCAATGCATTCTACCCGGAACAGATTCCCATTGGAGTCTATACACACCTAAACTATGCTTTTGCCTCCATTGATCCGGAGACCTTTGAAGTGCTTGTCCCTAGCGTTTACGAAAAGGATCTCATGCAGCGTCTGACGTTACTGAAAAAGTCAGATCCTGATTTGAAGGTCTTCGTGGCGGTTGGCGGCTGGTCGTTTAATGACCCTGGCCCTACTGCCACAGTGTTTTCGGATATTGCAGGCTCGGAAGCCAACCAAAAGAAATTCTTCAGATCATTGGTCAGCTTCTTGTCAACATACGACTTTGATGGCATTGACCTGGATTGGGAATACCCTGTTGCCGACGATCGAAGTGGCCGTGAAGAGGACTATAAGAATTTCCCATCCTTTATCGCCAATCTTAAAAAGGCGTTGAAAGCTTCGGGTGGTCGAGATGGACTCAGCATTACGCTACCAGCTTCGTACTGGTACCTGCAGCACTTTGATATTGTCAAGCTACAGAAGAGCGTGGATTTCTTCAATATCATGTCTTATGACCTCCACGGAGCTTGGGATAGCAACAGCAAGTGGCTGGAGCCCCAGCTGAACGCCCACACCAATTTGACAGAAATCACAAACGCCCTGGACCTGTTGTGGAGAAATGATATCAGCCCTGATAAGGTGGTCCTTGGAGTGGCATTTTACGCCCGAGTTTTCTCTGCCTCAAATCCGGGGTGCATGGAACCGGGATGTACCTTTGTGTCTGGTGGGAACGCTGGAAACTGCAGCAACGAGGTGGGAATCCTGCTCAATTCCGAGATCACTGAGGTTATGGCCGACCGAAAGGTGAAGTCTACATTGAACAAAGAAGCTGCCGTGAAGATTGTCAAGTTTGACACCAATCAGTGGCTTACGTATGATGACGCTGAAACCTTCAAGATGAAAGCCCAGTTTGCTGCCGGGCAATGCTTAGGAGGCGTCATGGTCTGGGCCGTATCTCATGATCTCCCGTATGGCAATTTTTCCCGCGCCTTGGGCGAAGCCGCCAACCGAAAAGTCAAGGCAGTGGCTCTTGCTGCCCATTCAAATGATATGGAGACGCGAAAAGTCCACAGGCAGTGCAAGTGGACAAACTGCTGGCAGAACTGCCCGACAGGCTGGTCTATAGTTGCACGCAGTGATGGAGGCGAGCGTGACAACGAGGGCATGGTGGACAACACAGCATGCAGTTCTGAGACAGAccatttcttctgctgcccACCCGACTCGCCCCTTCCGACGTGTGGTTGGTATGGGCACCATAACGGCAAATGCGACGGGAGAGACAAATGTCCGTCTAACATGGTGGAGGTCGGCTCCAATATTCAACACTGCAAAAATCACAACTACCAAGCGGCCTGCTGCACTTATGACACTCCAAGTATGAAGCTTTATTCGCAATGCTCCTGGGCTCAATCCCCTGGCTGTGACAAGGGAACTTGTTCAAACACCCTGGTTGCGAATTCCAGTTCAGGGAGTGGGGGGGATTTCTGCTCGTACAGACATGCCTGGAAAGATGCGGTGGGAAACTACGCGACCTACCAGGAGAGAAAGTACTGCTGcgaccaggaggaggacattAAGTGGGAGGACTGCGAATGGCACGACAATTATGGTCTGATCTATGTACCAGTGGGTGGCTTGGTCGACGGATACTGTACAAGTAATTGCCCCAATGATCAGGTACGCATAGCCCTAGAGACCCGAAACGGTTGCGAGGGTGGCGGAGGCAGAGTAAAATGCTGCACGCCCAAGTATGTCACAACGACGAAACGTTCGTACACCGATGCCGAGGCCAATCTGGAGAAAAGTGTGAAGGAGTTCATGGAGAACCCTAGCTGTGGCATAGACGACTACACATTTGAAAATCGTGATCTTATGGGCGATGACTGGATCCCTGAGACCATCACCTCCG ATACCTTCGACAGTAGTCCATCATCTCTTTTACGGCGTGCGAGCAGTAAGGACATGGAATCCATGGACGAGCTGCTTTTCCGCCTAGCCTTCGCAGTTGGTCAGGCGTCGCAGGCAGACTTTGATATTTGGAAAGACCATGTCGTCTCTGTCTATGCCAATCTTGCCGTTGCGAAAATTCAGGCCTGGCTGGCTGTGGCTCGAGATTGGGCGCGCGAGGGAACCTGGAAGGCAATTGAGCTTATCACTTGCAACATGGACTATTTCAATGCACTTcttggagatgaagaaaccATCGATTGTCCAATAGACAGCCAAAACTGGCCTGACGACGGCGAGGACAACGACGAGATGTACGGCCTCAAAGCACGCGATTTGGTCAAGCGTGGAAATGCTCGGACATATAGTCGCATGATAGCAAATGCAGAACGGGTTATACGGTCATGGGCT TATAGGCCAAGAGGTCGGTGGTTTGCAGACCGCCCTAATGACCCTATATTCAGGGCCGCTTACGGGTATAGGGACCCAGACAACTGCTTTAGTTCCGCGATTGGAACCAGTCTTATGACGACACAGAATATAGTCAGCAATGCCATAGAGCATATTCCTGAACTGCAGCTGATTCCGGATTTCTTAGAGGATAGCAACGCTCGAGTGTTGCCCTCTAGGAGAACACCCGGTCCGGAATATACAGGGTTATCAGACGCCTTCATTGTGAATGGCTTGAACGAGTCTATACTGACGAATCCACCACCCATGAGAGGGGGCGGGCAGTCCAACCAACCTATTGCCAGGATGATGAATGCGCTTGGAAGCACAAACAATGATGATGGATTtgtgcttctggatacaCGGTTAAATTACGTGAAGACAAGG ATATGGATTTCGGAGAATGCCGTCGATAATACAATAATGAGAAAATACGTCGACAAGGGAGACTACAAACGCGCGTTGAACGCCATGCGAGAGGTTGTTGCAGTGATAGCCTACATGAATCACCCAACAGTCAACAGCATTTTAGCAAGAGAATTGAACGAGGTGCGAATGGAATTGGGTCGAGCCAATGATGCTTGGGTGGCCCGAGGTAACCCTGATGAGCACGCACAACGAGTATGGAGCTACTATGTTAGAGACCACTTCTATTCCGTGGGCCTTTTTGCACGGAACTACATCACCACATGGCATGGAGAAATGGTGCGCTTCTGGGGGCCGCGTACAGGAATAGCCGGGCAAGTATTGGAAGCCAGTTCAAATCTGGCTAGGACAAACTTCACCATCAATATGGATGATGTAGATTAG
- a CDS encoding uncharacterized protein (transcript_id=CADANIAT00002137), which translates to MVVCYMVVTPNPYTENHLAPAQYLDVQTYNCNLESKQPGKWLEWIHIKVTGGMKVYQRTEWHELRVKLAEHSEELRGILCRMLDLFPYWNRWEEYANPDDATTKV; encoded by the exons ATGGTTGTATGTTACATGGTCGTTACCCCGAATCC TTACACAGAAAACCACCTAGCTCCAGCGCAGTATCTTGATGTCCAGACGTACAATTGCAACTTAGAGTCCAAACAACCTGGGAAATGGCTAGAATGGATCCATATCAAGGTCACCGGTGGAATGAAAGTGT ACCAGCGCACAGAATGGCACGAACTCAGGGTGAAATTGGCGGAGCATTCTGAGGAATTGAGGGGCATATTGTGTCGGATGCTGGACCTGTTTCCGTATTGGAATCGGTGGGAGGAGTACGCTAATCCAGATGATGCGACGACTAAAGTTTGA